The genomic region TAAATGACAAACACATTATGGTTTATTTAATTTTGGATTTGTTTGTCATATCAGATAGTAGCAAGTAAGTGGAAATGCTTAAAAGTCATACCAAACCAATCTATTTATACTGTATTCAGCAAAGAGAAATAATATATAATTTACTTACCGAAGATCCTCCTATTCTTACTTTCCAAAATTATTTTTCAACTGAATCTACAGATTTTACCCTCATTGAGATGCAGAACTAAagtttaaatagtttttttaaacaaatctcagtaaaaatgttttaacctgACTTAAAATATTCCGATGGCTCAACATCAGAACCCCAAAGAATGACCTTCAAACCTCACATTGcataaaagtaattttttaatGTTCCATTTGAGAAAGTTGATCCTACGAATTTTGCTCTAAAAATCTGCAATAAATGGGAAGGTACTACtgcagaaaaaatgaaaatagccgtcATTGTGCCAGATGTTTTTGGAGATTTGTTCACTGGTCGCAGAATGCACGTCCTTAAGGAAAATAGCACCGATCTGACATCAGGATTCAGTTGGTTCCTCTTGTTTACctgcttatttttcttctttaagTCTCATATAACAACCATAATATTAGCCTGTTGTGCTTTAACTTTGTGTATTTATATAACCATCTGTAGTCCATATTGTTTTTAAACTCAAATTGTAGCCCATTAACAGGACAACTGTGAAGGAGTTTTTTCTTTTGGTGTTTTCCCATTTCCACTCATTTCAGCAGGTACTCTCCTATCTTGTTCTTCTGGCCTACACCATTTGTGGTTTTTGAAACTTTAGTCTTTAGTATTATACTTTTAGTTACATACAAATCAGGTGTGATCCTGATTATAGGACCCCAAAAAATGTGTCAGATTGTGGGGGCTCCAGTGGTGGGGCTCCATGTGATCTTAAGAATGGGGTCCAaatactgctgctccattcattgtctatagaGATTTTGGAAATAGCTGAAGCTATGACCAAATGTTTAGTGAGAAGACAGTCTTTTGGCATACATCTAGAAGCTAGAAAGTGTAACAATGACAGTCACACCCAGGCACTTGTGACTGAGTGACctaaagtgctctctgctacaTAAATCACCAATAGTATAAATGTTCTATGGTAGGTGGGGGCCCTTTCAGCTTTTGTACTGTGACTCAGGAACAACAGGTTACACTTCTTTATAGATGTCTATGAGGGTGTTATAGAATATGTCCAGAACCTTTTCAGAAGTGTACTCACAATGTAGGTGTCacaattcggcttacaggtagtggatcctctgtgtcagcgagggataggcgtggaccgtgctggtggaccggttctaagaggctactggtgttcatcagagcccgccgcaaagcgggatggtcttgctgcggcagtagcaaccaggtcgtatccactagcaacggctcaacctcgctgactgctgaagaggcgtgggacagaaggactaggcagaggcaaggtcagacgtagcagaaggtcggggcaggcggcaaggttcgtagtcaagatggatagcaggagttcaggtaacacaggctttagacaacactaaacgctttcactggcacaaggcaacaagatccggcaagggagtgcaggggaagtgatgtgatatagccagggagcaggtggaagccaattaagctaattgggccaggcaccaatcattggtgcactggccctttaagtctcagagagctggcgcgcgcgcgccctagagagcggagccgcgcgcgccagcacatgacagcaggggaccgggacgggtaagtgacttgggatgcgattcgcgagcgggcgcgtcccgctgtgcgaatcgcatccccaacggccatatcagtgcagcgctcccggtcagcgggaccgaccggggcgctgcagggagagagacgccgtgagcgctccggggaggagcagggacctggagcgctcggcgtaacagtaggcaCCATTTGTAATTGGAAGAAAGCTTAATAAGAAATAAGTTATTTAATTAAAAAGATATGCTTTTGAAGAGTCTGATAAGTTCTTCCATTGTCATTGATGGAAAAAAATATGACTGGTAATAGAAAATAATCCCTTTTATGGAAATGTACATGTAATGCATTTGTTTCTGGTTAATTTAACCTTtatatacacccaaaattattaaaagagtttagtggtgagctagcaaaaccgttaacagatttatttaaccaatcaatgataacAGAAGcagtcccggaagattggaaattagcaaatgttgtgcccattcacaagaaaggtagtagggaggaatcaagacattataggccagtaagtctgacatcaatagtggggaaattaatggaaaccctactaaaggataggattgtggaacatctaaaatcccatggattgcaagatgaaaaacaacaggggtttacttcagggagatcatgtcaaacaaatctaattgattttttttgactgggtgactaaaataatagatggcggaggggcagtagacatcacatatctagattttagtaaggcttttgacactgtcccacatagaagacttatcaataaactgtagtcattgagcttgggctccaatattgttgagtggattaggcagtggctgagtaacagataacagagggttgtagtcaatggagaatattcagagcacggtcttgtcaccagtgagGACCTCAGAGATCTGTACTGGgatcaatattgtttaatatcttcattagtgatatcacagaagatctcgatggtaaggtatgtctttttgctgatgacacaaagatatgtaacagggttgatgttcctggtggGATACGCCAAATAAAAAAGGAttaaggcaaactagaagaatggtcagaactctggcaactaaaatttaatgtggataagtgcaagataatggacctggggcgtaaaaatccTCAGGCATAATATAGATTATTtaacacagccctgacctcagtatcttagaagagggatttaggagtaattatttcagaagacttaaaggtaggaagacaatgtaatagaccaGCAGgcaacgctagcagaatgcttggatgtatagggagaggtataagtagtagaaagagagaagtgctcatgccgctgtacagaacactggggagacctcatttggagtattgtgcgcagtactggaggccgtatctccagaaggatatagatactctagagagagttcaaagaagagctactaaattaaaacatggattgcaggataaaacttaccaggaaaggttaaaggaccttaacatgtatagcttggacgaaagaagagacagaggggatatgatagagacttttaaatacataaagggaatcaacacagtaaaggacgagagcatatttaaaagaagaaaaactaccacaagaggacatagttttaaattagaggggcgaaggtttaaccccttaaggacgcaggacgtaaatgtacgtcctggtgaggtggtacttaacgcaccaggacgtacatttacgtcctgtgcataaccgcgggcatcggagcgatgcccgtgtcatgcgcggctgattccggctgctgatcgcagccagggacccgccggcaatggcccacgcccgcgatctcgcgggcgtctgccattaacccctcaggtgccgggatcaatacagatcccggcatctgcggcagtgcgcgatttgaatgaatgatcggatcgcccgcagcgctgctgcggggatccgatcattcataacgccgcacggaggtcccctctccttcctccgtccggctcccggcgtctcctgctctggtctgtgatcgagcagaccagagcagaagatcaccgaaaacactgatctgttctatgtcctatacatagaacagatcagtattagcaatcatggtattgctatgaatagtcccctatggggactattcaagtgtaaaaaaatatgtaaaaaaaatgtaaaagtaaaagtaaaaaaaaagtgaaaaatcccctcccccaataaaaaagtaaaacgtccgttttttcctattttacccccaaaaagcgtaaaaaaatgttttttagacatgtttggtatcaccgcgtgcgtaaatgtccgaactattaaaataaaatgttaatgatcccgtgcggtgaacggcgtgaacgaaaaaaaagtacaaaatttctacttttttaatacattttattaaaaaaaaattataaaaaatgtataaaaagttttttatatgcaaatgtggtataaaaaaagtaaagatcatggcgcaaaaaatgagcccccataccgctgcttatacggaaaaataaaaaagttagaggtcatcaaaataaagggattataaacgtgctaatttggttaaaaagtttgtgatttttttttaagcgcaacaataatataaaagtatgtaataatgggtatcattttaattgtattgaccctcagaataaagaacacacgtcatttttaccataaattgtacggcgggaaaacaaaaccttccaaaattagcaaaattgcgtttttcgttttaatttccccacaaaaatagtgttttattgttgcgccatacattttatgatataatgagtgatttcattacaaaggacaactggtcgcgcaaaaaacaagtcctcatactagtctgtggatgaaaatttaaaagagttatgatttttggaaggcgaggaggaaaaaatgaaaatgtaaaaattaaattgtccttaacctccctggcggtatgattctgtctggaaatttgtaccaaaagcggtacaatttttttaactgaatttcacatctccctttgtccatttcacatctcccctgtcacattccccctcccttgtcacattccccctctcccttatcACATCCCCCgaaacattctcccccctccttgtcacattctcccccctccttgtcacattctcccccttgtaacattcttcccccttgtcacattcccccccttgtcacattctcccccttcatgttacattcccctccccctgtcacatccccccttgtcacatccccccttcatgtcacattcccctccccccctgtcaccccccccctgtcacattccccccctgtcacattccccccccctgtcacatttccccccccctgtcacatttccccccttcatgtcacttttcccccccccttgtcacatcccccctcctgtcacatcccctcctttgtcacattcatccccccccccttgtcaccttgtcctgcagcaaatacactgggtttgccgggcagatttcaaacctagtgtatttgctgcagaacaagccctttccccttcagccaatcacaggctttacaccactgcggcctgtgattggctgaaaagtgaaaggtcctagaagatgaatagtgaagagaggacaccccgggctgcacggaggggaacggcatcttcagggaccgggactaggtgagcaaaagttttttttcttttactacttctttcttttacacttagctcagtgtttttctaacagggggcctccagctgttgtgaaactactactcccagcatgcccggacagcctttggctgttcgggcatgctgagagttgtagttttgcaacagctggaggccccctggtagggaaacactgacttttagtatttttctttacctgctctggccggcccccgcaacgggagccaacCAGAGCaggtaatcgcatgttttcccgggggccgcatcgctatattgcattgcttttgcgatatatcgtgcagcccggccgggaactctgtaattctaccccgagcgtgactcggggttaccgatcctggcagggaaaattaaccccgagtcacgctcgggattaccgctcaggaggttaaggccaaaatggggttaaaagtaatatcaggaagtattattttactgagagagtagtggatgcatggaatagccttcctgcaaaagtggtcgctgcaaatacagtgaaggagtttaaacatgcatgggataagcataaggctatccttcatataagataggaccagggactattcatagtattcagattattgggcagactagatgggccaaatggtttttatctgccgacacattctaaatAGAAAATGATGCATGACTTAAAATATTCATTTGGAAAATCCATTTAAAATCACATCTGCAACTCACAAAatcatttgtatattttttacattgtttatgATGCAGTTGGACAGCAACTGGAAGAATAAAAACTATAGTAGTGAAAGGTCAATAGAGAAGGTTGAAGGACCAATGAAGACTTGAGGATCTTGAAGATGCAAGAAACTAGATTCACGTGCTTGTTTtaatttttaatgttataaacattttttgcattttttttttattcaaaatgcAAGAGGTCAACAAAACTACAGTGATGGAGTTTGTGCTTTTGGGATTTTCCAGTTTTCATTCATTTCAGAacgttattttttgtgttgtgctTTTGGCATATATTATTTGTGTTCTTGGAAACATAACTATCTTTGTGTTAGTGAGAGTCGAGACTTCTCTTCATTCCCCTATGTACTTTTTTATCAgcattttttctgttttggaaATCATGTTTGTTTCTGTAACAGTTCCAAAATTATTGGCTATCCTTATTCAGACCAAGAAGACCATCTCGTTTTTTGGTTGCTTTATTCAGCTGTATGTCTTATGTGGCTTAGGAGAGGCAGAATGCTTCCTTATTTCTTTTATGGTCTTTGATCGATATGTAGCTATAAACAATCCATTACGTTATGTCTCTATAATGAACAGTCGCCTCTGTTATACATTGGCTGCCCTGCCGTGGTTTTTTGGTTTTACTATATCCTTATTCCCTATTGTTGAGACTTATCTTTTAGACTTCTGTGGACCAAACAAGATCAACCACTTTTTCTGTGACCTAGCACCAGTGCAGAGTTTGGGATGTTCAGACCCATTTAGAAGCAATATGACTACAATTGTGGCCGCTTCTTTTGCAATAGTTCTACCTTTTCTTGCAATAGTGGGGTTCTACATtcacataatatatactgtactgaagaTTGACAGCAGAGATGGTAAAACAAAAGCCTTCTCAACGTGCTCCTCCCACCTTATTGTAGCATCTATGTTTTATGGCTCAGGTATTACTGTCTACGTGAAGCCTAAAGGTACTCACTATGACAAGTTCCTTGCTCTCATATTCACTGTGGTTACACCACTTTTAAATCCATTTATTTATACTCTAAGAAATAGAGAGGTAAAAAATGCATTCATAAAAGTTATCAGTAATATAATACAATCTTAATGTTAAAGCGGCTTTCTGGTTTATGCAACATACTTttaaatatagtatatagtagtatagctaTGTGTGTCATTAAGAAGTGGGGTGGGAGGGGGTGGGCGGGTAAGGCTAGGAGGGAGAGGAGAGAgtgattttttttgtcttttaaaaTTTTCGTATGGTAAATTTGTAGTATGGCCGATAAATGTGGTAAAAAATGTGCTATATTTGATGCGATTCATAGACATTTGCCAGCTATTGTTGCCCTTGTTGAGACCCATACACTGAGAAAAAGATGGACATCTCAGGAATATTATTCAAGGTACTCTAATTACTCAATAGGTGCATTTGTGTATGTTCACCAAAATACTCCGTTTATAGTCTCcctggaaaaggtagatagatatgggagATTTGTTTTTCTTTATGGTAAAAGGTGTGACAGGGCAGTAATCCTGGCATTTgcctacatcccccccccccccccccatttaagtCAGACGTATTACTCTGTTTTGTGAGGGAAAAGCATATGAGGGTCTATGGGTTATGGGAGATATGAATGGTACTATGAACCCCAGTATGGAAAAAAtgagtaaaaacaaaaaagggattgGTGAGGACTCTCCTCTCTCTAGATTTTGTAGGGAAGTGGGCTGGAAGGAGGCATGGCAGAGTTTTAATCCAGTTTTAATCCAGTTTTTCTGTTTTAGTACGTCATATGAAGCCGCCTCTAGAATTCATTTGTGCTTATGTGAAAGTGACTCCtcaaagtatataaaaaatatagcatATCAAGCAAAGTCTATAACAAATCATTCTCCCTTGATGATGGAGCTGACTGAACCGGATAATAGGGGAAAACGCACACAttttaaattaccgtatttatcggcgtataacatgcactttttaggctaaaatttttagcctaaagtctgtgtgcctgttatacgccgatacacccccaggaaaggcagggggagagaggccgtcgctgcccgcttctctccccctgcctttcctggggtctagagcgctgctgtcggcccttttcaccccctggttatcggcgccgctgcccgttctgtccccctgactcctgccagggagagagaagcggcgccgacagccagggggagagaaggggcagcggcacccattgccggcgccgctgccccgttgcctccccccatccctggtggcataattacctgagtccagtccgcgctgctccgctgctccaggcctccgtcatgCGTCCCccgcgtcattgctatgcgctgaacggcgcggggcatgacgtcagtgcgccgcgcatagcaacgacgctggggacgcacgacggaggcctggagcagcgcggaccggactcaggtaattatgccaccggggatggggggagacaacggggcagcggcgccggcaatgggtgccccttctctccccctggctgtcggcgccgcttctctccccctggctatcggcgccggcaccgatagtcagggggacagaacgggcagcggcgccgataaccagggggtgagaagggccgacagcagcgctctagaccccaggaaaggcaaggggagagaagcgggcagcgacggcctctctccccctgcctttcctgggggtatatcggggtatacacgcgcacacacgcaccctcattttttcatggatatttgggtaaaaaactttttttacccaaatatccgtggtaaaatgagggtgcgtgttataggccggtgcgtggtataccccgataaatacggtaaacccCCATTGGATAAATCTAGTTGGGGACAAAGAATGGTTTATTAAAGAACAAGAAACCTTCTGGGAAATAAATATAAACTCAACcaactattaaccccttggggatgaagCTCATTTtatccttaaggaccagaccattttttgcaaatctgaccactgtcattttaagcattaataactctgggatgctttaacttatgaatttgattccaagatagttttttcgtgacatattctacttatggTTAGTGTTAGTAGTAAACTTTTGCCGATACTTTCTTtttgaaaaaatccaaaatccatgaaaaattttaacattcagcatttttctaactttgaagctctctgcttgtaaggaaaatgtacatttctaataaattatatactgtattgattcacatatacattatgtctactttatgttggcatcataaagttgacgtttttactttttgaagacattagagggcttcaaagtttcgcagcaatttttccatttttcacgaaaatttgaaaatctgaattttttagggaccagttccgttttttaagtgaatttgagggtctttatgcttgaaataccctataatggaccccattatgaaaactgcacccctcaaagtattcaaaatgaaattctgaaattttgttaaccttttaagtgtttcacaggaataacagcaaggtggaggagaaaatttaagatcttcatattttacactaacgttcttatagacccatttttttttccattttttacaaggggtaaaaggagaaaaagccaacaaaatgtgtaacctaatttctcttgagtaaggaaatatttcatatgttgatgtaaagtgctctgtggatgcactagagagctcagaagggaaggagcaacattgggcttttgaagaacaaattttactgaaatggtttttggtgggcatatcagaagagcaaaaaaaaaaaaaaaaacacatagcaccctatttgggaaactacacccctcaaggaatgtaacaaggggtatagtgagccttaccaccccacaggtgattgacaaattttctGGGTGATTGGGTCATCAGAGAtacgatcagcccggaaaagccaTAGAATTGACCAACAAATTGACCGACAAATCACGGCAATCGCCGacaaggggggtctcaggaccgccCTAGGCGTTGTGTCGGGATGGCTGCTAATATATATCAGCAGtgatcccgttccgatcactgcCTCGTGGGCAGCagtgactggaattcccacgggcgtacaggtatgcccttgctccttaagtatcagggagcaagggcgtacctgtatgcccttcatccccaacaggttaaatttgTGGGATACAATGAAGGCAGTAGTGTGGTTTCTTTCTAAACAGAAaattttgaggaaaaaaaaaagagttcaaagccacagaaagtaaaaaaaattaagagaagCTCAAGATAAATATGCCTCTTACCTATTAGAAAAAGCTCATCATAAAATGCAATTTCTGGGGCAGAGAATTATTTTGAAAAAGGTAAACCTAACAAATTACTAGCCCAAACTCTTAAAAACCAAAGAGAAAACAATGAAATCATTATGTTAAGGAACAGCAGAGGAGAGATAATAAGGGACAGTGAAAAGATAGAACTGGAGTTAGTTTTATTTTACTCAGTTTTAAATAGGTCAGAAGGGAGATCAAAAGATGAAGAGGTATGTATATTTTTGGATTATTTAAAATTACCAAAATTGTCAGAAATAAGTATTGCAGAACTGGAACAGGAGATCTCGATCCGGGAAATACTGGAGACTTTATCGTCAATTGACAGCAATACCACTCCTGGATCAGATGGCCGGCCTTTCCAGATTTATAGAaattatgctaatttttattACCAAAACTGTCGGTAGTTATAAAATGAATCCTGGATATGGGGGAGCCCTGCCTAAATCAATGCAGGAAGCAAATATTACCCTTATTAGGAAACAGGATAAGGACCCGTTGGATGTGGGGTCGTACCACCCCATATCCTTATTGAATACAGATATTAAATTAATTGCCAAAGTTTTAGCAAGAAGATTAAATAAAGGGATTGAACAGATTGTGGGAGAAGAACAAGGAGGATTTATTCCAGGACGTACAGTACATTGGAATATTCAGAGAGTTTAAGAGGCTATGCAATTTTATGGATCTGGTCCCCGCTCTATCCTGTCATTGGATGCTCCAAAGGAGTTTGACAGGGTAGAGTGGGGATAGCTTTGGAGAGTCTTGGAGCACTTTGGGCTGGGTCCGAGGTTTATAAATTATGTTAAATTACTATGAAATCAACTGAAAGTGAATATTTTGATTAATGGTATTCCATCAAAAAAGTTTGAATTACGTGGGGCAACCAGGCAAGGGTGCCCCCCTATCCCCTTTGTTATATGCATCATATATTgaactgctggcagtatggattCGAGAGAAGGGGAATTTCGAGGGATTTGAAGTAGAGGGCTGAGTAATAAGATCCTGCTGTATGCAGATGATATTCTATGATTTGTAACTAATCCCTGGGAAAAAGTCCCCTTAATTATTAAGATGTTTGATACCTTTAGTTCAGTCTCCAGTCTAGATATAAACTGGGGTAAATCGGTGCTACTCCCATTGGATGAAGAAATAGAGACATCAGTGGAGAAACTCAAGATCCTTAACAAATCAGAAAATTTTACGTACCTGCAGGTAAAAATATCATCTAAAATTGATAGCTTTAAGAAAGATAATCTTATACCTTTTACATCTAATTTGACTCGAACAGTGGGACTTTGGAGTAGGATGCCCTTTTTGATGTCCAAGAGATCGGCAATTATTAAGATGGTCATTCTGCCCCAAGTTTTGTTCTTATTTAATGCTACACCCATAGGGATAGGACATTCTTGGTTTAGGAAAGTTGAAGTCCAACTTGGCAGGTTATTGTGGGGACGCAAACAATTAAAATGTCAGAATGTTGTGCcccctgggaaaaaaaattattatatgtcTTGCCAATTTCTGAAATTGATTAACTGGAAGGAATCTGCAGTCCTCAATAAATAAGAGAAAGGGGCTTAACAAATAACTTTGCACTTCTCGAAATAGGAACTTTGATGGAATCTTATCAGGGGTTGGGTACCCTTTGGGAAAAATGTAATAAGATATGGTGTACACTAAGAAGTAGGAGTAAATAGATTGAATTTTGCATCACTGTGGGGGAACAGGAATTTGAAGGAATTTTTGACTTGTGAAAGTAAATATTGGGAAAAATGGAAAGTTACACGAATTTAaacactttaaagaaaaatttgggatGAAGGATAgtgaaatgttatattatatacaaattaAACACGCGGTCGCCTGCACAACAAATAAAAGctgttttgctataaacatgtcACGTTTGTGTAAATTTTTGAACTCCTGGTTAGGAGAGGATggttggaaaaatattttttaaaaattgatGAATGAAGTCTGCGGGTTGATGGATGAAACTTGGCACAATATTGGTGTTAATTTGAATAGAGTATCACTCAATATGCAGCACAAAATCACTCAGTTTAGGATGTTACATAGGGCCTATTATACCCCCATCCAAATGAGGAAATTTGGTATATGTGAATCGTCAAATTGCCTGAGGTGTGGAAGTGTGGAAGATTTTAGACATTATATGTGGGATTGTCAAGTAATATCTAATTACTGGGATCAAGTATTGAACATTCTtgaaggtaaaataggaaaaaagattcCTCATACTATTGTGTTCGTTATTTTAGGGGACATAGAAAATAAGGGGACGATTAAGGAGTTCTTATGTAGGACTAATAAATATAAAAGAGAAATGTTTTGTTGGTTTATACAGCAATGTAGTGAAAAATTGAAGATTGGATGTGTAATCAGCATTGTtgtaatttttatgaaatttataataaacaaaggggaaaaaatattGTATTTATTCATCTATCCACCTATCTATCTAAGCAGCATAAAAATCTTCCAGAAGCACACAAAAATGGTCAAAAAGAATCCAGTTATTTATAAAACAGCAACATTTCAATCAGCTCATCCTAATCTTTCTCAAGATATAGCTTAAAGAAGATCAGGATGAGCTGATTgaaatttttctgttttttttactaattagttttttaaataaatcactggattattttgattttttttgtgtgctgttggAAGATTTctatgcggtttaaaaagtgggcCCCTAACCCGGACTCCAGAACCTGCGTGCACCTACTGAAATCTTCTCTAATTGGGATGTGCTGCTTTTCTTCTTTTGCTAtctattagggatgagcaaattgaatatGACGAATCAAAATTCATtaagaattttatgaaaaatttgctttgcaacgaatcTGAATATCGTCACGATTCGATgaaacaaattgcttcattaaactccatttagtgccgtccaggctccagggcatctagggcatctaaaatggtggatccacatgtgaggatatggggcaagaaactctgggaaggcaagaaggtgggtaggcaggatgacccggAATCTCAT from Hyla sarda isolate aHylSar1 chromosome 11, aHylSar1.hap1, whole genome shotgun sequence harbors:
- the LOC130294924 gene encoding olfactory receptor 49-like, with protein sequence MQEVNKTTVMEFVLLGFSSFHSFQNVIFCVVLLAYIICVLGNITIFVLVRVETSLHSPMYFFISIFSVLEIMFVSVTVPKLLAILIQTKKTISFFGCFIQLYVLCGLGEAECFLISFMVFDRYVAINNPLRYVSIMNSRLCYTLAALPWFFGFTISLFPIVETYLLDFCGPNKINHFFCDLAPVQSLGCSDPFRSNMTTIVAASFAIVLPFLAIVGFYIHIIYTVLKIDSRDGKTKAFSTCSSHLIVASMFYGSGITVYVKPKGTHYDKFLALIFTVVTPLLNPFIYTLRNREVKNAFIKVISNIIQS